Proteins co-encoded in one Juglans regia cultivar Chandler chromosome 16, Walnut 2.0, whole genome shotgun sequence genomic window:
- the LOC118343749 gene encoding receptor-like serine/threonine-protein kinase SD1-6 isoform X1: MLVRDMGMDGIRSFLLFVLLLLLRACFTISADDTLSKGQSLSAMKTDSISSNGGQFELGFFERGTPPKFYLGIWVKRLVGQRTVWVANRENHLSDPYTSRLEFSEDGNLVLLEASSKKPFWSTSLPNLPSNSTEAALLDNGNLVLRDRSDPSTLFWESFDYPTDTWLPGGALGIDKTGKVPKQLISWKNSEDPSPGLFSLSLRIDPNGSSEYILEWNRSQVYWSSGVWDGKAFSLVPEMSLNYIYNFSFVSNENETYFTYSLYNASIMSIFLVSSTGQIQQLAWVSSVQSVQPWSVFWARPNSLSDVYALCGQFGIYQGNTSQPCDCPKGFEPFSDNQTRLNDWSGGCLRRQPLQCENRNAKNDWFQKIPNITLPISWKAYSAMSVRRCKLVCMNNCSCTAYTHNSSGCLIWEGALLNMQRPSDGGKVGQDIYFRLAADEHQISTKGTKWKVWVIVAVLVASTGLILCLSVCFSIKRKFKHKGEMATSSNDLMLFDLSTETHAINVGTNIQDNDKKRGKKDVELPLFSYESVLAATDNFSTANKLGEGGFGPVYKGKLLKGKEIAVKMLSKRSGQGLEEFRNETTLIAKLQHRNLVKLLGCCIEGDEKILIYEYMPNKSLDFYLFDLAKKKMLDWGTRIHIIEGIAQGLLYLHRYSRLRIIHRDMKPSNILLDSEMNPRISDFGMARIVGDNEIQANTNRIVGTFGYMSPEYAMEGLYSIKSDVFSFGVLLLEIVSGKKNTGFYNHGSLNLLRYAWELWRDGQSLELMDSSIGYPSSTSILVRYINIGLLCVQESPDDRPTMLDVVSMMSNEYAPLPTSKQPAFTAGRKLMHTNPTVNSVENCSINSVTVSVMEA; encoded by the exons ATGTTAGTGAGGGATATGGGTATGGATGGTATCAGGTCATTCCTCTTATTTGTTCTGCTTCTACTCCTCAGAGCATGCTTCACCATTAGTGCAGATGATACCCTTTCGAAAGGTCAGTCCCTTTCGGCGATGAAAACCGACAGCATCTCATCTAATGGCGGCCAATTTGAACTCGGATTCTTCGAACGAGGTACTCCTCCAAAATTCTACCTGGGGATATGGGTTAAACGTTTAGTGGGCCAGAGGACCGTTTGGGTAGCAAATAGAGAAAACCATTTGTCCGACCCTTATACTTCAAGACTCGAATTCTCAGAGGATGGCAATCTTGTCCTTCTTGAAGCTTCCTCCAAGAAACCATTTTGGTCCACAAGTTTGCCGAATCTTCCCTCAAATTCAACTGAAGCAGCACTTCTTGATAATGGAAATCTTGTTTTAAGAGATAGATCGGACCCTTCTACTCTATTTTGGGAGAGTTTCGACTACCCAACTGATACATGGCTGCCAGGTGGAGCGCTTGGGATCGATAAAACTGGAAAAGTACCGAAGCAACTTATTTCATGGAAAAATTCAGAAGATCCATCACCGGGTCTGTTCTCATTATCGTTGAGGATAGACCCAAATGGAAGCAGTGAATATATCTTGGAGTGGAACAGGTCCCAAGTTTATTGGAGTAGTGGAGTTTGGGATGGAAAAGCTTTCAGCTTGGTTCCTGAGATGAgcttgaattatatatataacttcagTTTTGTgtcaaatgaaaatgaaaccTATTTCACTTACTCTCTTTATAATGCTTCTATCATGTCGATATTTTTGGTTTCTTCTACCGGACAGATCCAGCAACTTGCGTGGGTGTCCTCCGTTCAGTCCGTTCAGCCGTGGTCTGTATTTTGGGCTCGACCAAATTCACTATCTGATGTCTATGCTTTGTGTGGCCAATTTGGCATATATCAGGGTAATACATCTCAGCCTTGCGATTGTCCAAAAGGTTTCGAACCATTTTCAGATAATCAGACCAGACTAAACGACTGGTCCGGTGGTTGTTTGAGGAGACAGCCTTTGCAATGTGAAAATCGTAATGCCAAAAACGATTGGTTCCAAAAAATACCCAACATCACATTGCCAATTAGCTGGAAAGCATATTCGGCAATGAGTGTCCGGAGATGTAAATTAGTTTGCATGAATAATTGTTCTTGCACAGCTTATACTCATAACAGCAGCGGGTGTCTGATATGGGAAGGAGCTCTTTTGAACATGCAACGACCCTCGGATGGTGGAAAGGTTGGACAAGATATATATTTCAGACTAGCTGCTGACGAGCATCAAATTAGTACCAAAG GAACCAAATGGAAAGTATGGGTGATTGTAGCTGTGCTGGTAGCTTCGACAGGGCTAATCTTATGCCTATCCGTTTGTTTCTCAATCAAGagaaaattcaaacacaaag GAGAGATGGCAACTTCAAGCAATGATCTAATGTTATTTGATCTTAGTACTGAAACTCATGCAATCAATGTTGGAACAAACATCCAAGATAATGataagaaaagaggaaagaaggaTGTTGAGTTACCGCTATTCAGTTATGAAAGCGTATTAGCTGCAACCGATAATTTCTCAACTGCAAATAAGCTTGGAGAAGGAGGTTTTGGACCTGTCTACAAG GGAAAGTTACTTAAAGGGAAGGAAATTGCTGTGAAAATGCTTTCAAAAAGATCTGGACAGGGGCTTGAGGAGTTTAGAAATGAGACAACACTAATTGCAAAACTTCAACATAGAAATCTTGTCAAACTCTTGGGTTGCTGTATTGAAGGAGATGAGAAAATACTAATATACGAGTACATGCCCAATAAAAGTTTGGATTTCTACCTTTTTG ATCTAGCtaagaaaaaaatgttagattGGGGGACACGCATTCACATTATTGAAGGGATTGCTCAAGGACTTTTGTATCTTCATCGGTATTCAAGATTAAGAATTATACATAGAGATATGAAACCCAGTAACATTCtcttggatagtgaaatgaacCCGAGAatatcagattttggcatggcTCGAATAGTTGGAGATAATGAAATACAAGCAAACACAAATCGGATTGTTGGAACTTT CGGCTACATGTCTCCCGAATATGCCATGGAGGGTCTGTATTCGATAAAGTCTGATGTGTTTAGCTTTGGAGTATTGCTACTCGAGATTGTGAGTGGGAAGAAAAACACGGGCTTTTATAACCATGGGTCACTCAATCTTCTTAGATAT GCTTGGGAGTTGTGGAGAGATGGTCAAAGCTTGGAGTTGATGGATTCATCGATAGGGTATCCATCTTCCACTTCTATTCTGGTGAGATACATTAACATCGGGCTACTTTGTGTTCAAGAAAGTCCAGATGATCGACCTACCATGCTTGATGTGGTCTCAATGATGAGTAATGAATATGCACCTCTGCCTACATCCAAGCAACCTGCTTTTACAGCTGGCCGGAAATTGATGCACACGAATCCAACAGTTAACTCTGTAGAGAATTGCTCAATAAATAGTGTAACTGTTTCAGTAATGGAGGCTTGA
- the LOC118343749 gene encoding receptor-like serine/threonine-protein kinase SD1-8 isoform X2, which translates to MLVRDMGMDGIRSFLLFVLLLLLRACFTISADDTLSKGQSLSAMKTDSISSNGGQFELGFFERGTPPKFYLGIWVKRLVGQRTVWVANRENHLSDPYTSRLEFSEDGNLVLLEASSKKPFWSTSLPNLPSNSTEAALLDNGNLVLRDRSDPSTLFWESFDYPTDTWLPGGALGIDKTGKVPKQLISWKNSEDPSPGLFSLSLRIDPNGSSEYILEWNRSQVYWSSGVWDGKAFSLVPEMSLNYIYNFSFVSNENETYFTYSLYNASIMSIFLVSSTGQIQQLAWVSSVQSVQPWSVFWARPNSLSDVYALCGQFGIYQGNTSQPCDCPKGFEPFSDNQTRLNDWSGGCLRRQPLQCENRNAKNDWFQKIPNITLPISWKAYSAMSVRRCKLVCMNNCSCTAYTHNSSGCLIWEGALLNMQRPSDGGKVGQDIYFRLAADEHQISTKGTKWKVWVIVAVLVASTGLILCLSVCFSIKRKFKHKGEMATSSNDLMLFDLSTETHAINVGTNIQDNDKKRGKKDVELPLFSYESVLAATDNFSTANKLGEGGFGPVYKGKLLKGKEIAVKMLSKRSGQGLEEFRNETTLIAKLQHRNLVKLLGCCIEGDEKILIYEYMPNKSLDFYLFDLAKKKMLDWGTRIHIIEGIAQGLLYLHRYSRLRIIHRDMKPSNILLDSEMNPRISDFGMARIVGDNEIQANTNRIVGTLLGSCGEMVKAWS; encoded by the exons ATGTTAGTGAGGGATATGGGTATGGATGGTATCAGGTCATTCCTCTTATTTGTTCTGCTTCTACTCCTCAGAGCATGCTTCACCATTAGTGCAGATGATACCCTTTCGAAAGGTCAGTCCCTTTCGGCGATGAAAACCGACAGCATCTCATCTAATGGCGGCCAATTTGAACTCGGATTCTTCGAACGAGGTACTCCTCCAAAATTCTACCTGGGGATATGGGTTAAACGTTTAGTGGGCCAGAGGACCGTTTGGGTAGCAAATAGAGAAAACCATTTGTCCGACCCTTATACTTCAAGACTCGAATTCTCAGAGGATGGCAATCTTGTCCTTCTTGAAGCTTCCTCCAAGAAACCATTTTGGTCCACAAGTTTGCCGAATCTTCCCTCAAATTCAACTGAAGCAGCACTTCTTGATAATGGAAATCTTGTTTTAAGAGATAGATCGGACCCTTCTACTCTATTTTGGGAGAGTTTCGACTACCCAACTGATACATGGCTGCCAGGTGGAGCGCTTGGGATCGATAAAACTGGAAAAGTACCGAAGCAACTTATTTCATGGAAAAATTCAGAAGATCCATCACCGGGTCTGTTCTCATTATCGTTGAGGATAGACCCAAATGGAAGCAGTGAATATATCTTGGAGTGGAACAGGTCCCAAGTTTATTGGAGTAGTGGAGTTTGGGATGGAAAAGCTTTCAGCTTGGTTCCTGAGATGAgcttgaattatatatataacttcagTTTTGTgtcaaatgaaaatgaaaccTATTTCACTTACTCTCTTTATAATGCTTCTATCATGTCGATATTTTTGGTTTCTTCTACCGGACAGATCCAGCAACTTGCGTGGGTGTCCTCCGTTCAGTCCGTTCAGCCGTGGTCTGTATTTTGGGCTCGACCAAATTCACTATCTGATGTCTATGCTTTGTGTGGCCAATTTGGCATATATCAGGGTAATACATCTCAGCCTTGCGATTGTCCAAAAGGTTTCGAACCATTTTCAGATAATCAGACCAGACTAAACGACTGGTCCGGTGGTTGTTTGAGGAGACAGCCTTTGCAATGTGAAAATCGTAATGCCAAAAACGATTGGTTCCAAAAAATACCCAACATCACATTGCCAATTAGCTGGAAAGCATATTCGGCAATGAGTGTCCGGAGATGTAAATTAGTTTGCATGAATAATTGTTCTTGCACAGCTTATACTCATAACAGCAGCGGGTGTCTGATATGGGAAGGAGCTCTTTTGAACATGCAACGACCCTCGGATGGTGGAAAGGTTGGACAAGATATATATTTCAGACTAGCTGCTGACGAGCATCAAATTAGTACCAAAG GAACCAAATGGAAAGTATGGGTGATTGTAGCTGTGCTGGTAGCTTCGACAGGGCTAATCTTATGCCTATCCGTTTGTTTCTCAATCAAGagaaaattcaaacacaaag GAGAGATGGCAACTTCAAGCAATGATCTAATGTTATTTGATCTTAGTACTGAAACTCATGCAATCAATGTTGGAACAAACATCCAAGATAATGataagaaaagaggaaagaaggaTGTTGAGTTACCGCTATTCAGTTATGAAAGCGTATTAGCTGCAACCGATAATTTCTCAACTGCAAATAAGCTTGGAGAAGGAGGTTTTGGACCTGTCTACAAG GGAAAGTTACTTAAAGGGAAGGAAATTGCTGTGAAAATGCTTTCAAAAAGATCTGGACAGGGGCTTGAGGAGTTTAGAAATGAGACAACACTAATTGCAAAACTTCAACATAGAAATCTTGTCAAACTCTTGGGTTGCTGTATTGAAGGAGATGAGAAAATACTAATATACGAGTACATGCCCAATAAAAGTTTGGATTTCTACCTTTTTG ATCTAGCtaagaaaaaaatgttagattGGGGGACACGCATTCACATTATTGAAGGGATTGCTCAAGGACTTTTGTATCTTCATCGGTATTCAAGATTAAGAATTATACATAGAGATATGAAACCCAGTAACATTCtcttggatagtgaaatgaacCCGAGAatatcagattttggcatggcTCGAATAGTTGGAGATAATGAAATACAAGCAAACACAAATCGGATTGTTGGAACTTT GCTTGGGAGTTGTGGAGAGATGGTCAAAGCTTGGAGTTGA